From the Mya arenaria isolate MELC-2E11 chromosome 17, ASM2691426v1 genome, the window ACAAttccagtagccgaacatggttagttactaacacaggtacaatacggggacaattccagtagccgaacatggttaGTTACtaatacaggtacaatacggggaCAATTtcagtagccgaacatggtaagttgctaacacaggtacaatacggggacaattccagtagccgaacatggttagttgctaacacaggtacaatacggggaCAATTCCAGCAGCCGAACATGGTTAGATGCTAACACATGTACAATACGGGGACAAttccagtagccgaacatggtgAGTTgttaacacaggtacaatacggggacaattccagtagccgaacatggtaagttgctaacacaggtacaatacggggacaattccagtagccgaacatggttaGTTGcgaacacaggtacaatacggggacaattccagtagccgaacatggtaagttgctaacacaggtacaatacggggaCAATTCCAGTAGCcaaacatggtaagttgctaacacaggtacaatacggggaCAATTtcagtagccgaacatggttaGTCGCTAACATAGATATAATACGGGGACAATTCtagtagccgaacatggtaagttgctaacacaggtacaatacggggacaatcccagtagccgaacatggtaagttactaacacaggtacaatacggggacaatcccagtagccgaacatggtaagttgctaacacaggtacaatacgggtacaattccagtagccgaacatggtaagttgctaacacaggtacaatacggggacaatcccagtagccgaacatggtaagttgctaacacaggtacaatacggggacaatcccagtagccgaacatggtaagttgctaacacaggtacaatacggggacaattccagtagccgaacatggtaagttactaacacaggtacaatacggggacaattccagtagccgaacatggttagttactaacacaggtacaatacggggacaattccagtagccgaacatggttagttactaacacaggtacaatacggggaCAATTtcagtagccgaacatggtaagttgctaacacaggtacaatacggggacaattccagtagccgaacatggttagttactaacacaggtacaatacggggacaatcccagtagccgaacatggttaGTTGCGAACACAGGTACAACACGGGGACAATTCCAGTAGCCGAATATGGTCAGTTGcgaacacaggtacaatacggggacaattccagtagccgaacatggttagttactaacacaggtacaatacggggaCAATTCCAGTAGCCGAAAATGGTTAGTtactaacacaggtacaatacaggGACAATTCCAGTAGCCGAAAATGGTTAGTTACTAACACATGTACAATACGGGGACAATTCCAGCAGCCGAAAATGGTTAGTTACTAACACATGTACAATACGGGGACAATTCCAGCAGCCGAACATGGTTAGTTgttaacacaggtacaatacgggtaCATTCCTATTAGCCGAACAAGGTAGGTTGCTTACACAGGTACACAGGATcaaaaattaaaagttaatcCCGCTAAAATGAGTTCATTAGTGAAGAAAACTGTTGCTCATACGTTTGTCTATGCActtttgttgtaatatttagACTTTAATATGAAACTGAAatcaaaaaaacaatatcaataaaaaagaaattccaaACCATCttataaatctttataaaacacaaaaaaatgacaGCATTATTCGCATATTTTTAGACTATGGACCGTGACCCAGAAGGTCAGCATGTGATGTCCCTGAAACTTTCCAGAGTTCTGAGGGATATCGGCGTCACCAGACAAATGGTGGATCGGAAGCGGGGAACATTCCTGTTTATTGAGAAGTTTACAACTGTAAAGGAATCAATAACAGATAATACAGAGGTTAACGCGTTTGTCTTCGGTAGTCAATCGGAAGGAACAACGACTATAGACATGAAATCAGACACAGATATGCTACGATGTTTTAACAGTTTCAGTGTTATAAAAGATTGGTCAGAATGGGAGCCAGGACAGTTCTGTCTTCTGGTGATAAAACACGATTATTCTCCGCCCCAGCACTGCTGTCTGCAGATGGTGGATTCTTACCGTCCTTTGCCCCTCACACAGGACAGTGTGCCAGAAGAATTGGATATAGAGGAGACAATGGACGGCATGGTGCTACTGAAAAACACTTGGGTggataatattttaaagaaaaattatGGCTCTTTTTTTAGGAAACAAGGGCCATCAAGAAGTTATAAAAAAGATTTAGACTTGATAGACGCGTTTAGATACAGTGGACTGTTGTTCGAATGCAATTTCCTATTCACAAGACCCAAGCCTGGTCATTGGCCGAGACCTGAAATACTCGCAAAGGCACATGAGTGTGACACATTCCTCGTCCCACAAGGACACGCCGAGAGTGATCAGTCACAACTGGAATGGAGGTTCTCTACGTCACTTATTGAAAGATTACTCATGTTTGATctcaacattttgaaaatacaggTTTATACATTTCTAAAGATATTAcgaaagtcttttttcaaaccGTTAGTAGGTGATAGACTGAGCacgtttcatttcaaaaccgCTCTTTTGTTCACCCTTGAGACATATCCTCCAGAGATCTGGCAGAAACGTAACCTGTTGCAGTGTGTTATATACTGCCTGAAAACTCTTCAACGATGGTTCAACCGTCGGCACTGTCCACATTACACGATCTCGGGAGTGGACTTGTTTGTAGGAAAACTGCGAACATGGGATTTTCCTAAACTGTCAGCGGTTCTGTCTGACATGATAGACAACATCATGGACTACGTCCTCCAGATAGAAATGGACCAGATAGGGGACAGGATGGGTGACAGATGCAGAGTATTCAGTACAAGATATGAAAACACATTAGCTACAGTGAGGTACTACTTTGGTACgactttaaacaatatattcaatttttattggATATCCACGTATAAAAGGAatgatatttatgaaacaaatggaATTATCATAAAAGTTCAGGAGACTATTTTTGAATCCGATTTATGGGCAGAATTACAGCATGCACAGAAGTTTCTATACCAAGATCTTGCCTCCGTGACAGCATCAACGTGTCTTCGCCTGAACAATCCAATACCACCAGACGTTTACCGCCTGTATGAGGCCTCCTTGGACTCAGATCTCACCTCCAGTAGATTGAAGTTGGCATCTACGATGTACTGCAGTGGTCAGTATGAGAGGGCGGCATTAATTTTGACCTACACCGAGGTTCTGCTGCATGCCGATGTGTCTCAGTGGAGTCCGTGTTATCGGTCGGATCATGTTGAAACTGAGAGGTTTCTACAAACAGTGTATGCATTACCTTTTTTGGAAGTGATAAAACGGCATGTTGCATGCAGCGTTGTTTTTACTTCTTTAGAAATATGTTGTATACCTGGGCTCCTAGTATACGAGATGCATAGAACGATCAGTCCTGAAGATTTCCACCACAGACATCCAGGATCAGATAGATGGATGGACCTTGTTGTCATTGACTCTAAACCATTCATGTTCTACCTGCAGTACCTCACATTCAGACAACTGGGAGAAGAAGAAAGAAGACTGGAAGCTCTAAGCAAATTATATTCTTATGTTTTTGTAGAGAGTAGATGGCGTGGTCATATAGAGACAGCCCTTCATGTACTCGGCAATTGCTTTGAACTAGAGAACCTGTATAATTTGGCATGGGCATGCTACAGAAAATCCATCAAGCTCTTTCCTTACAACAACGCATCAAGCTGGCACATAGCCTTGGCATGTTTCAGagaatatttgaaacaattcCCGACAACAACGCATCAAGCTGGCACATAGCCTTGGCATGTTACAGagaatatttgaaacaatttccCGACAACAACGCAGCAAGCTGGCACATAGCCTTGGCATGTTACAGagaatatttgaaacaatttccCGACAACAACGCATCAAGCTGGCATAAAGCCTTGGCATGTTACAGagaatatttgaaacaatttccCGACAACAACGGAGCCATATGGCGTATAGCCCTGGCATGCTATAGagaatatttgaaacattcttACCACAACAGCGCAGTCAAATAGTATATCATAATACTGGTTGAGCCGGCATGGTGTGGCCTTGGCATGCTACATATTACGACTGGAACTATTTCCCAACAACAACGCAGCCAAAAAGATACTTAATATTGATTTCCGGCATTGAGTTTTACATGAGTTGTAcattatttaacttttaactaGTAAATTATGCATATAATTAAGTATAGTGATATACAACATCTAAATGCACACAATACAATTTGACCAGaataaaagaagaagaaatatgactatacattattatgtttaactcaatttactttaatgtcaaaaaatgataaaaaaaataacaacacataaTGTATGTACAAATTAAGTTGTATTAGCGAAGAGTGGCACTTTTTAAAAGTTGGactttgtggccacgtagcttttaatatgtttttatgtataaagGTTAATCTTTCCATATCTGTACCTAAATCGTAtgtgtttattatcattttgcCAGCAACGCCTGCACCAACAATCATTATATAAGGCGCGGCAATTTTGCAATGGAATCGGTCGTCAGTCCTCAGACAGTGTACCGTTTTCAGTTAGTTAAACCAGCCAAGGTTGAACTTAATAGGTAATCTTACGTATGATGTTAATTCACATATTGAACGAGAAATAGGCCTCTCACATCGGATGTCAACTGGAATATATAACGTGATAAAGGCATTTTGATGTTAGCTTTAGTTAAGAACGGGATAAAGCCATTTTACGTCCGATGCCAGTTCAAAATAAGATGGCGATAAAGTCACTTCACTTCTAATGCCAGTTATAATTGAGCACGCGATAAAGCAATTTTACATCCGATGTCAGTTCAAATAATGAAAGCGATAAAGCCATTTCACATCCGATGTCAGTTCAAATAAAGAACGCGATAAAGCCATTTCACATCCGTTATCAGTTCAAATAAAGATCACGATAAAGCCATTTCACATCCGTTATCAGTTCAAATAACGATCGCAATAAAGCCATTTCACATCCGTTATCAGTTCAAATAACGATCGCGATAAAGCCATTTCACATCCGTTATCAGTTCAAATAAAGATCGCGATAAAGCCATTTCACATCCGTTATCAGTTCAAATAAAGATCGCGATAAAGCCATTTCACATCCGATGCCAGTTTTAATTAAGAACGCAATAAAGTCATTTCACATCCGTTATCAGTTCAAATCAAGATCGCGATAAAGCCATTTCACATCCGTTATCACTTCAAATAACGATCGCGATAAGGCCATTTCACATCCGTTATCAGTTCAAATAAAGATCGCGATAAGGCCATTTCACTTCCGTAATCAGTTCAAATAAAGATCGCGATACAGCCATTTTACTTCCGTTATCAGTTCAAATAAAGATCGCGATACAGCCATTTCACATCTGTTATCAGTTCAAATAAAGATCGCGATAAAGCCATGTCACGTCCGATGCCAGTTTTAATTAAGAACGCAATAAAGCCATTTTACATCCGTAATCAGTTCAAATAAAAATCGCGATAAGGGCATTTCACGTCCGATGCCAGTTTTAATTAAGAACGCAATAAAGCCATGTCACATCCGATGCCAGTTCTAATAAAGATCGCGATAAAGTCAATTCTAGGATGAAAGGCCGTAAACTTCCAATTAATTGAGAGAAATAGCAGTCCGAGTCACGCAGTGCAGAGGATTTATTTTGCTGACATAATAGATAGTTGGGGGCGGTTCACTAACCTAAAATAGTAAACAACGAGGTTAATATCATGGATTTAATGGCGCTATTTTCAAGTTATTGGATACTGTCACATTCATTGCTAAAAAAACTAATCATGTTAATCTCTAAGGAAAGTCAAATTAATTTTGCGCTTATATACACATAGTTGTTTTGGTCATTATTTAAAGTAACCATCCTTAGAACTTGTACGGTAATACTAGTATAACAACTGCAAGATATGTTATCAGTAGTTATTGGTAGTGTGCATTGTTCGCTTAATTCggcaattttgttgttgttgtttttttacgcTTAAGGggaaattcaacaaatatttcctttttccATAACAGCTGCGCAAAACCAAAGTCTCATCGTATTCGTCATTGAGGTGTTACAACCTTAATAaatggatttttaaaataaaataaaaccttgtcataactatttatttaacctaaataaaaaacttttaatgttattttgcttgaaataaGTGCATAGTTTAAATGGTTTAGAAAGCTTTCTCAAGGAAAAGAAAGCAGCCACACACCTCTTGATTATGAATAATGTTAATCACACCAATACTATTTCAACTGAATGTCTGTTATGTGAGGAATGACTGTCCAATcatttttgcaattgtatctCCTGGTGTCTAGTCCTGTAATGGAATGTTTTGACActcatgataaaaaaaaaatatttttaaaaaaagttttagcATGTAATTTTGATCAATGAAATCAGTTCGTTCAGCTTGATGcgattaaaaacattatataaattacctaAAAGTATATTTTCTCATGTCTTTGAGGCCAGGGAAGCGTTTTCGTTCTAAGGCTCGACCCAATTACCTCTTTGATGAAATGCTGTCATAGTGTTAATAAACAAATCGTATTACCtgtttatatttcatacaaCAAAGAATGGACgtcaagaaaaacaaaacaagaaagaGCCGTTTAAACACATTGCAACAACAAAtgctttgtttatatttcatacaaCAAAGAATGGACgtcaaaaaaaaacaacaagaaagaGCCGTTTAAACACATTGCAACAACAAATGCTTTGTTTAAATAcgaaaaaaatcttattttaacagtctttaaagatgcattctcacagatggaccgttttgacaactttttcactttatttctttgtcttggaatgagccttTGGGTATCTTTGCGTatatgtatggaaaccagtgatgtctcatatcactggtttccatacatatacgcaaaaatatcagatcgcagatgaTCAGATGTTTTTCGACAGTTTTCCACACATTTGAgatcaggggccgtattcaatatgtaTCTTAGATCGGTCATATCCTTAGATTTGCCATTTTTTCTTAGATTGGATCTTAAACCAACTAAAAGCTAAGAATCCGACGTAAGTTTTGCACAAAACTAAGATTTCTACTTAGATCGTTCTTGTTACGTTGTTGGTTTAGTTCTTACAACAACATACGGAATGGGTTAGATTCATAAGATCTCAAATggagttacatgtttattcattcataaccaagcatcaagtgaaatacaatactaTAGGCAAagctatatatgaaacatagtatTCATTATGAATAACTACAATAGAGAAATATGCTGTAGTATATAAAGAATTGTGTCCCTTAGATACATTAAGATTAAGAATGCAACAGTTCTGAAAGTTTAAGTAAGCGTCTACCTTCCTTAAAGGTGatctttaatataattattgcgGCGGTTACCGatagttttctctttttttcaccGAAAAGACCTGCTTCTAACACACGCCGGTAAGTAAATTATCCTTCGTAATAGTTCAGTGTAACCTGCTGTACATTAGGGAGTAGTATTTCAATGTGAAGGACGAATAAGGATGTTTACCAAAATGTGACTTTTTTATAGAAGTCTCAGTTTCTGTGGCTCTTATATTATTCACAAATaagtaaatttgtttaaattaaatcatgAGAGACGCTACGGATATGTATGATTGTTTCGATAAATTCACAAATACCTTGAACATTAAATACCCCCATGCTgtggccattttttttcaaactgtcGACTGTTGAAATCACAGGCATctggatcattgtttgtcacttaagtgttgtttaaaaccattttgggtacatacaatgagataaacaacacatctgaagatatttagtgtctttgatatacaataaagaaacaaggtatttagctcaaacttacccgatttcacggcagagtccagttttatgcaaatttctcaaccaacatataaacaatccatttttaaataagtgacatggaaagaagagtcaattaaaaatgtgactttttttattgaagtcTCAGTTTTTGTGGCTCTTATGTTATTCACAAATaagtaaatttgtttaaattaaatcatgAGAGACGCTACGGATATGTATGATTGTTTCGATAAAATAGAGGGTGTTGATGTTGATAAAATTATGTCACTCATTTTCAATATTAGAGACGGTTGATGTCGATGTAATTATGTCAACCATTGTCGATATTAAAGAGGGTTGGTGTCAATAAAAATAAGTCACCCATTGTCGATAATAGAGACTGATGGTGTCGATGAAATTATGATCCTCATTGTCGGTATTAGAGTGGGTTGGTGTCGATGTAATTTTGTCATCCGTTGTCAATATTAGAGTGGGTTGCTGTCGATGTATTATGT encodes:
- the LOC128223997 gene encoding uncharacterized protein LOC128223997 codes for the protein MDRDPEGQHVMSLKLSRVLRDIGVTRQMVDRKRGTFLFIEKFTTVKESITDNTEVNAFVFGSQSEGTTTIDMKSDTDMLRCFNSFSVIKDWSEWEPGQFCLLVIKHDYSPPQHCCLQMVDSYRPLPLTQDSVPEELDIEETMDGMVLLKNTWVDNILKKNYGSFFRKQGPSRSYKKDLDLIDAFRYSGLLFECNFLFTRPKPGHWPRPEILAKAHECDTFLVPQGHAESDQSQLEWRFSTSLIERLLMFDLNILKIQVYTFLKILRKSFFKPLVGDRLSTFHFKTALLFTLETYPPEIWQKRNLLQCVIYCLKTLQRWFNRRHCPHYTISGVDLFVGKLRTWDFPKLSAVLSDMIDNIMDYVLQIEMDQIGDRMGDRCRVFSTRYENTLATVRYYFGTTLNNIFNFYWISTYKRNDIYETNGIIIKVQETIFESDLWAELQHAQKFLYQDLASVTASTCLRLNNPIPPDVYRLYEASLDSDLTSSRLKLASTMYCSGQYERAALILTYTEVLLHADVSQWSPCYRSDHVETERFLQTVYALPFLEVIKRHVACSVVFTSLEICCIPGLLVYEMHRTISPEDFHHRHPGSDRWMDLVVIDSKPFMFYLQYLTFRQLGEEERRLEALSKLYSYVFVESRWRGHIETALHVLGNCFELENLYNLAWACYRKSIKLFPYNNASSWHIALACFREYLKQFPTTTHQAGT